Below is a genomic region from Deltaproteobacteria bacterium.
GCCACACCCGCGTTGCCAGCTGTGAGGTCACCCCAATGTACAGCGTGCCGTTCCGTTTGCTGGCCAGGATGTAAACGCAGAACTGCTTGTCCATAGCGCCAAACGCCGAACTGGATTCCCGCTTTCGCGGGAATGACGGCCATAACACCGAACAGGATCAGGGTCGGCACCACGTTACCCACAGATTTGTCGCGCACCTAGTTGGCGTGGCGCCGGCGCGTGGCGTCACCCACCTGACGTTCCTGGCGAGAGCGCCTGCCTC
It encodes:
- a CDS encoding GIY-YIG nuclease family protein produces the protein MDKQFCVYILASKRNGTLYIGVTSQLATRVW